A region of Leifsonia xyli DNA encodes the following proteins:
- a CDS encoding MarR family transcriptional regulator has product MRDTTESVDARNDSRQGVDAALLAADVMMGVAARSVLEVEDIVTSPQLRVLVTIATRGPQNLGEIAAELGVHASNATRTCEKLVGAGLIARSEDPADRRFVQLSLTQQGEALVDRVISHRRSALANVLAAMEPNQRAAATDAFRAFAQAAGEEHGGDGRFTLVRPHESTDR; this is encoded by the coding sequence ATCCGCGATACAACTGAAAGTGTGGATGCTCGAAACGACTCGCGGCAGGGTGTGGATGCCGCACTCCTCGCGGCGGACGTGATGATGGGCGTTGCGGCGCGCTCCGTACTTGAGGTCGAGGACATCGTCACCTCTCCCCAGCTGCGTGTGCTTGTGACAATCGCCACCAGGGGCCCGCAGAACCTCGGTGAGATCGCAGCGGAGCTCGGCGTCCACGCCTCTAATGCGACTCGCACCTGCGAGAAGCTCGTTGGCGCGGGCCTGATCGCCCGGTCAGAAGATCCCGCCGACCGACGATTCGTCCAGTTATCGCTGACGCAGCAGGGTGAGGCGCTCGTCGACCGAGTAATCAGCCACCGGCGATCCGCCCTTGCTAATGTGCTCGCGGCGATGGAGCCCAACCAACGTGCAGCTGCGACCGATGCCTTCCGAGCGTTCGCCCAGGCGGCGGGTGAAGAGCACGGCGGTGATGGCCGGTTCACCCTGGTGCGCCCCCACGAATCGACGGATAGGTAG
- a CDS encoding aquaporin: protein MSDDTIPVLVRGWGLKRRSGLWGECLAEFLGTFVLIAFGDGVVAMTVAALPGSGRTEGPTTFFLSAGDWLLITWGWAMAVVFGIYVAGGVSGAHLNPAVTLAFAVRRRFAWAKVLPYMLSQVLGAFVGAALVLGAYAAAIGAFDTASKGPKVNGHTLASFSIFATFPAPYYDGNMWGPLFDQIVGTMFLVLLVVAAIDLRNTAVQSNLGPLIIGFAVAAIGMSYGANAGYAINPARDLGPRLLAWIAGWGNLAVPGDGPWFSGYMWVPILGPLIGGVIGVLVYDLFVGDILHARLLRAGRPAPEAAGPPYQPPGPDTEEPQARPPA, encoded by the coding sequence ATGTCCGATGACACGATCCCTGTCCTCGTCCGAGGCTGGGGGCTCAAACGCCGGAGCGGGCTGTGGGGCGAGTGCCTCGCGGAGTTCCTCGGAACCTTCGTCCTCATCGCGTTCGGCGACGGTGTCGTCGCGATGACCGTCGCCGCGCTCCCAGGATCCGGCCGCACCGAAGGTCCGACAACATTCTTCCTGAGCGCCGGCGACTGGCTGCTCATCACCTGGGGCTGGGCGATGGCGGTCGTGTTCGGCATCTACGTAGCCGGCGGCGTCAGCGGCGCCCACCTCAACCCGGCAGTGACTCTGGCGTTCGCGGTGCGGCGCCGCTTCGCTTGGGCGAAAGTGCTCCCGTACATGCTCTCGCAGGTGCTTGGAGCGTTCGTCGGCGCGGCACTGGTGCTCGGGGCGTACGCCGCGGCGATCGGCGCCTTCGACACGGCAAGCAAGGGCCCGAAGGTGAACGGACACACCCTCGCATCCTTCTCGATCTTCGCCACCTTCCCAGCGCCCTACTACGACGGGAACATGTGGGGACCGCTGTTCGACCAGATCGTGGGGACGATGTTCCTCGTGCTCCTCGTGGTCGCAGCCATCGACCTGCGCAACACCGCCGTGCAATCAAACCTGGGACCGTTGATCATCGGCTTCGCGGTAGCCGCGATCGGCATGTCCTACGGCGCCAACGCGGGGTACGCGATCAACCCTGCCCGCGACCTCGGCCCGCGGCTCCTGGCCTGGATCGCAGGCTGGGGGAATCTTGCCGTTCCGGGCGACGGGCCATGGTTCAGCGGGTACATGTGGGTGCCCATCCTCGGGCCACTGATCGGTGGCGTGATCGGCGTCCTCGTCTACGACCTTTTCGTCGGCGACATCCTGCACGCCCGCCTACTGCGCGCCGGCCGACCCGCCCCCGAGGCGGCCGGACCTCCCTACCAGCCACCGGGACCAGACACCGAGGAACCCCAGGCGCGTCCCCCCGCCTGA
- a CDS encoding sugar dehydrogenase (Converts glucose to D-glucono-1,5 lactone), whose amino-acid sequence MSVVVTGGNSGIGAAIVRCLASAGAAVVIDYVARPVDTADLVKDITAQGGRAVGVEADVSTVAGIDKLIQTAVDEFGRLDAFVNNAGIENRHGILDVDEKTFDEVMAVNLKSAVFGTQRAAKRFIEQGGGGVVVNISSVHEDWPMPGNFTYCVSKGGMRMLTRTAGVELGPHKIRVVNVAPGAVNTPINADTMKDDALRQKLQNSIPLREIADPSEIGGVVAFVVSDAAAYMTATTVFVDGGIMQGSVGL is encoded by the coding sequence ATGAGCGTCGTGGTGACCGGGGGCAACAGTGGGATCGGGGCGGCCATCGTCCGCTGTCTGGCGTCGGCGGGAGCGGCGGTCGTCATCGACTATGTGGCGCGACCAGTCGACACCGCTGACCTCGTGAAGGACATCACCGCACAGGGTGGGCGCGCCGTCGGCGTCGAAGCCGACGTGAGCACGGTCGCCGGGATCGACAAGCTGATCCAGACCGCCGTCGACGAGTTCGGCCGTCTGGACGCCTTCGTCAACAACGCCGGGATCGAGAACCGGCACGGCATCCTCGACGTCGATGAGAAGACGTTCGACGAGGTCATGGCCGTCAACCTCAAGAGCGCGGTGTTCGGCACTCAGCGGGCCGCCAAGCGCTTCATCGAGCAGGGCGGCGGAGGCGTCGTCGTCAACATCTCCTCCGTGCACGAGGACTGGCCCATGCCCGGCAACTTCACCTACTGCGTGTCGAAGGGCGGGATGCGGATGCTCACCCGGACCGCCGGCGTCGAACTCGGCCCCCACAAGATCCGGGTCGTGAACGTCGCGCCCGGCGCCGTGAACACGCCGATCAACGCCGACACCATGAAGGACGACGCGCTCCGGCAGAAACTGCAGAACAGCATCCCGCTGCGCGAGATCGCCGATCCGTCCGAGATCGGGGGCGTAGTGGCGTTCGTCGTCTCGGACGCCGCCGCGTACATGACGGCGACCACGGTCTTCGTCGACGGCGGCATCATGCAGGGAAGTGTCGGGCTGTGA